GAGCTACACGTTCTACCCGCAGGGCGGCCTGTTCGAGCGCGTGGCGCCCGGCATCTTCGCCGACTCGCGCTGGAACTACGACGGCGACCGCAAATGGCGGCATGCGAACCTGTTCACCGACATCAACCTGCGCCGCGCGCAGGCGCACATCGGCCTGAACTACAGCCGCGGCGACGAGACCTGGGGCGGCATCCCGTTCACCGGCCTGTGGGAGACGGGCGTGAACGTCGACTTGCAGCCCGTCGATGCGCTGGCTGCCTCGGCCTACCTCAACGTGGGACGCGGACCGGCCTTCATCACCCTCGACAAGGGCAACGAGCTGGGCTGGGGACTGGCCTTCTCGCTGAAGCCGCTCGACCGGCTGATCATCGAGCCCACGTTCGACTACGTGCGAAGCCGCGACGCGGTGGGCGACGGGCTGCTGTTCCGCCAGGCCATCGCCCGGGCCCGGGTGCGGCTGCAGCTCAACCCGCGGCTTTCGCTGCGGCTCGTGGTGCAGCACAACGACGCCCGCAGCCCCTTCTACGAGGAACTGGCGGCCGGCGGCGATTATCCCGACTACCACATGGACTTCGGGCGCAAGTGGGAGATCGACCCGCTGCTCACGTACCGCCTGAACCCGTTCTCGGTGTTCTACCTGGGCTCGACGCACGACCTGCGCGACTTCAACGCGGCCGACCCGCAGGCGCCGTCGCTGTTCCGGCAGACCGGTCGCCAGTATTTCGTGAAGCTGCAGTACCTCTGGCAGATCTGAGCGCCTTTCTGGCGACGCCCTGCCTGTACAGGGCCCGCCAGCCGGCCGCGCTTCCCCCTGGGGCGCGGCCGGTGTATCTTGGGCCGGCTCCCGAGCTACCGCCGAACCCGAAGGAACGGGTCACGCCCACGATGCCTCGCCTGCCCATCACCGACTACCGCCTGAAGCTGCTGCCGCCGGCGCTCGCGCTCATCGTGGTCACGACAGCGGTCCCGGTCGACCTGCGCGCGCCCGTCGGCTGGGACGGCTCCATCGAACTTCTCGACATCGTCGTCAACCTCGTGCTCTACGCGCCGCTCGGCCTGGCGCTGCGCGGCTGGTCGTGGCGACGGCTGCTCGTGGCGGCGGCGTTGCTGTCGACCGTGATCGAGTTGAGCCAGGTCTGGAACAGCGGGCGCCATCCCTCGCCGGGCGATGTCGTCGCCAACGCGGGCGGCGCACTGCTGGCGATGGCGTTCGCGCGACGCCGCTGGCGTGGCAATCCTGCGGCCGGCACGGTGCTGATGGTGGGCAAGCCGCTGGTTGCCGCCGCACTCGTTGCCCTCGCAGCCCTGGTCGCGGCCGGGAACCTGCCCACGCACCCGTCGCAACTGGAAGGCTGGGATCCGGGGTATCCGCTGCTGCTCGGCAACGAGGCCACGGGCGATCGTCCCTGGCGGGGCACCATCGAGTTCCTGGCGTTGGAGCCGGCCAGGCTCTCCCCGACCGTGGCGCGCCACGGCGCCGGCGCCGCCAACCTGCTGCCCGCGAACATCGTCGCCGACGGCGGTCCGGCGCAGCCGTTGCCGGCGGACCTGGCTCGCAGCCTGGCGACCGATGCCCAGCAACAGAACGCACTGACTGTCGTTGCGCGCATCGTCCCGGCGACCACGGACCAGCGCGGCCCGGCCCGCATCGTCAGCTTCTCTGCCGACACGCAGCATCGGAACTTCGACCTCGGGCAGGAGGGCCGCCGGCTGGTCTTCCGTGTGCGCACGCCGGTCAGCGGCGAGAACGGCTCGCGCCAGCAGTTCGAGACGACGCCGATGCTCCGGGCGGGCAAGCCTGCGACCATCGTCGCCACCTACGACGGGCGCGTGGCCCGCGTCTATGTTGACGGCCGCCTGTGCGGACGCCGCAACTTCGCTGCCGCCGCTTCCGCCGGACCCGTGCTGCTCGACGAGGAACTGCCCGCCGTGTGTGCCGTGCTCGGTGCGCTGCTCGCCCTCATTGCCCGGGCCTTCGCCGGCAGCGGCCGCCGTTCGGCGCTCGCGGCCGCAGTGGTGACAGCGCTGGTGGCGCTGGCCCTGCCGCGGGCCATGCCGGGACTGGCGGCGGCGCTGTCCGCGATGCCCTGGGCCGTCGTCGGGGCGCTGATCGGCGCGGCTGCGGTCGTGATCGCATCGCCGCGCGGCTCTCCGGCGGACAACGCGGCAAGCACCTAGGGCACCGCCCTATTGATGGCTATCCCCTCATTGTGATCGGCTTGACCCGCCGCACCACGCGCCAACCACCAACACCTGCACAACTTAGGCGTGGCACGATTGCAGCAGAGGTTGCCGGGGGCACATACCCGACCGCCACGACTCGGCGGTTGCCCGTGCCACCCGGACACACCCGCAATCCCGGAGGTCATCAATGCCGCACCCACGCACGTGGATCGCCATCGCGACGCTCGCCGGCGCACTGCTCGCGCACGGCGCCACGCCCGCCGTGGCAGAGGTCAAGCCGCTCTATGTCGCGCCGTTCATCGGCTGGACGTTCTTCGACAACGACCGCCTGTTCCAGACCGGCGAGCCGATTTCCAACGATGTCTACTTCGGCGGTCGCGCAGGGGCCCGCATGACGGACCTGCTCGGCATCGAGATCGCCGGCGGCTATGCCGGGACCAAGGACTGCGCGTCCTGCACCGAGAGCTGGCTGCATTTCTCCGGCAACCTGGTGCTGAGCCCCGCGCCCGCCCACATCCTCGATCCCTTCGTGTCGGTCGGCGCCGGCTGGTCGCGGTCGAAGCACACGGTCGGATCGGACGATGACGCGGCGACCGTCGAGATCGCCGTCGGCGCACGCATGCGCCTGAACGAGACCTTTGGCCTGAGGCTCGAAGCCCGCAACGTGATGGCGCGTTCGCACGACGGCTGGTCGAAGTCGCACATCAACGACGTGGTCGTTGGCGCGGGCCTGACCATCGGGTTCGGCGGCAACGGCGATCCCGAAGTGGCCCGGAGCGAAGTCATCTACGAAACCGCCGACCCCGACATGGACAGCGACGGCGACGGCGTCGTCGACCGGCTGGATCGCTGCCCCAACACGCCGCCCGGCACGAAAGTCGACCGCCAGGGCTGCACGATCGTGCCCCCGGTGGATGTCCTCGAGCGGGAACTGCTCGACACGGGCAGGCTCGCGATCTCGGATGTCAACTTCGACTATGACAAGTCGGAACTGCGTCCCGATGCCTATGCCGCCATGGATTCCGTCGGCAAGGTGCTGACGAAGTGGCCCGGGCTCCGGATCCAGATCGACGCCTACACCGACTCGCGCGGCACCGAAGCCTACAACATGGACCTGAGCCACCGGCGCGCCGAGTCCGTCCGCGAATACCTGCTGCGCCGCTATCCGCAGTTCAATCCCACCCAGCTCACGGCCAGGAACTACGGCGAGAACGATCCCGTCGTTCCCAACACCAGCGCGGCCAACATGCAGTTGAACCGCAGGGTCGAGTTCCTGGTCCTCAACAAGGAAATCCTCGAGCAGCGCAAGTAGCGCCCGCTCGTCGCCAACCCAGGGGGTTCACGATGTCCTCTCTTCACCGACGCCCGATGCGATACGCCGTCATGGTCCTGTGTTTCGGCCTCCTGGCCGCAACCTGGGGCTGCCGCGAAGTCAGCGATCCCTGTCCGGCGGCAACGCTGTCGATCACGCCTGATCCGCTCCGCCTGCCGGCCGGCACGGTCGGGCTGCTCACCGCCATTGCCCGCGACTACAAGGAGAACACGGTGCCGTCCTCGCCGGAGTGGTCGGTCATCGGCAGCGGCGGGACCATCGACAGCGAAACCGGCCTGTTCACCGCGGGCCTTGCCACAGGCACCTTCACCGGCACCGTCCAGGCTGTCGATGGCGCCCTGTCCGACGTGGCGACCGTGATCGTGACCGCGGCGGTCCCGACCGGGACCCTGGCGACCCTGGAGACGTTCGCCGTCATCTCGGGCACGACTGTCACCGTCACCGGCGCCAACACGACCATCGTCGGCGACGTGGGCGTCAGCCCGGGTGCGGCCATCACCGGCATGCCGGTCGGACAGCCCACCGGAGGATCCATCCACGCCGGCGACGGCACTGCCGCCGGTGCGCAATCCAACCTCACCAGCCTCTACGACAATCTCGCCGGCCGTGCCTGCGGCACCGACCTGACCGGCGAGGATCTCGGGGGCATGACCCTCACGCCCGGCGTCTACTGCTTCGACACCTCGGCCGGTTTGACCGGGACGCTGACCCTCAACGGCCAGGGCAACCCGGCTGCGGTGTTCGTGATCAAGATCGGCAGTGCGCTGACGACCGCCACGAACGCCGTCGTCAACCTGACCGGCGAGGCGCAGGCCGCACATGTGTTCTGGCAGGTCGGCAGCAGCGCGACGCTGGGCACCGGGACGGCCTTCCAGGGCAACCTCGTGGCGATGACAAGCATCACCATCAATGCCGGTTCGAGCCTGGTCGGGCGCGCACTGGTGCGTAACGGCGCGGTGACCATCGACTCGAGCGCCCTGGCGCTGCCGTAGTCGGCATTCTGGCCATTGTGCCGCGCGTCGGCGACCCCGGGCCTTGCCCGCCCGGGGTCGCTTCCGTATTGTGGGCCGCATGAAGCCGCTGGCCTACCTTACCGGCTACGCGCCGGAGATCATCGAGGAAGTCAGCGGCATGCTGGCCCGCGACGAGCTCGGCGCCTGGCTGCTGGCGAAGTACCCGCAGTGCCATCCGTACCGCAACGAGAAGGCACTCTACGGCTACGCACAGGAATTGAAGACCCGCTACATGCGCCAGTCACCGGCCCTGGCCAAGGTGACCTACGACCCCAGGCTGCACGTGCTGCACAACGCGCTGGGCATCCATCGGAAGGTCTCGCGGGTGCACGGTAACCGGCTCAGCGCCAGGAACGAGATCAGGATCGCGGCGGTGTTCCGGAAGTCGCCGCTGGCCTTTCTCGACATGATCCTCGTCCATGAGCTCGCCCACCTGAAAGTGGCCGAGCACGACCGCTCGTTCTACCAGCTCTGCCGCCACATGGCGCCCGACTATGACCAGATGGAGCTGGATACGCGGGTCTGGCTCACCTACACCGACAGTGTGGGTGATCTCTACGGGACGGACGCCGGGCCGGACTGACGGAAGACCAG
This genomic window from bacterium contains:
- a CDS encoding VanZ family protein; protein product: MPRLPITDYRLKLLPPALALIVVTTAVPVDLRAPVGWDGSIELLDIVVNLVLYAPLGLALRGWSWRRLLVAAALLSTVIELSQVWNSGRHPSPGDVVANAGGALLAMAFARRRWRGNPAAGTVLMVGKPLVAAALVALAALVAAGNLPTHPSQLEGWDPGYPLLLGNEATGDRPWRGTIEFLALEPARLSPTVARHGAGAANLLPANIVADGGPAQPLPADLARSLATDAQQQNALTVVARIVPATTDQRGPARIVSFSADTQHRNFDLGQEGRRLVFRVRTPVSGENGSRQQFETTPMLRAGKPATIVATYDGRVARVYVDGRLCGRRNFAAAASAGPVLLDEELPAVCAVLGALLALIARAFAGSGRRSALAAAVVTALVALALPRAMPGLAAALSAMPWAVVGALIGAAAVVIASPRGSPADNAAST
- a CDS encoding OmpA family protein; translated protein: MPHPRTWIAIATLAGALLAHGATPAVAEVKPLYVAPFIGWTFFDNDRLFQTGEPISNDVYFGGRAGARMTDLLGIEIAGGYAGTKDCASCTESWLHFSGNLVLSPAPAHILDPFVSVGAGWSRSKHTVGSDDDAATVEIAVGARMRLNETFGLRLEARNVMARSHDGWSKSHINDVVVGAGLTIGFGGNGDPEVARSEVIYETADPDMDSDGDGVVDRLDRCPNTPPGTKVDRQGCTIVPPVDVLERELLDTGRLAISDVNFDYDKSELRPDAYAAMDSVGKVLTKWPGLRIQIDAYTDSRGTEAYNMDLSHRRAESVREYLLRRYPQFNPTQLTARNYGENDPVVPNTSAANMQLNRRVEFLVLNKEILEQRK
- a CDS encoding DUF3494 domain-containing protein, translated to MVLCFGLLAATWGCREVSDPCPAATLSITPDPLRLPAGTVGLLTAIARDYKENTVPSSPEWSVIGSGGTIDSETGLFTAGLATGTFTGTVQAVDGALSDVATVIVTAAVPTGTLATLETFAVISGTTVTVTGANTTIVGDVGVSPGAAITGMPVGQPTGGSIHAGDGTAAGAQSNLTSLYDNLAGRACGTDLTGEDLGGMTLTPGVYCFDTSAGLTGTLTLNGQGNPAAVFVIKIGSALTTATNAVVNLTGEAQAAHVFWQVGSSATLGTGTAFQGNLVAMTSITINAGSSLVGRALVRNGAVTIDSSALALP
- a CDS encoding M48 family metallopeptidase, with the protein product MKPLAYLTGYAPEIIEEVSGMLARDELGAWLLAKYPQCHPYRNEKALYGYAQELKTRYMRQSPALAKVTYDPRLHVLHNALGIHRKVSRVHGNRLSARNEIRIAAVFRKSPLAFLDMILVHELAHLKVAEHDRSFYQLCRHMAPDYDQMELDTRVWLTYTDSVGDLYGTDAGPD